From one Culex quinquefasciatus strain JHB chromosome 3, VPISU_Cqui_1.0_pri_paternal, whole genome shotgun sequence genomic stretch:
- the LOC6034603 gene encoding coatomer subunit zeta-1 has translation MDSLMEPTLYTIKGMCILDNDGNRILAKYYDKNVFPTVKEQKAYEKNLFNKTHRANAEIIMLDGLTCVYKSNVDLFFYVMGSTHENELILLSVLNCLFDTVTMILKKNVEKRAVLENLDIVMLAFDEICDGGIILDADPSSVVKRVDLRNDDIPIGEQTVAQVLQSAREQLKWSLLK, from the exons ATGGACTCGCTAATG GAACCAACCCTGTACACCATCAAGGGAATGTGCATTCTGGACAACGACGGCAACCGGATACTGGCCAAGTACTACGATAAGAACGTATTCCCCACGGTGAAGGAGCAGAAGGCGTACGAGAAGAACCTGTTCAACAAAACGCACCGGGCAAATGCGGAAATCATCATGTTGGATGGGTTGACCTGTGTCTACAAGAGCAATGTGGATCTGTTCTTCTACGTGATGGGCAGCACGCACGAAAACGAGCTGATTCTGCTGTCGGTGCTGAATTGTTTGTTCGATACGGTTACGATGATTCTGAAGAAGAACGTCGAGAAGCGGGCGGTGCTCGAGAACCTGGACATTGTGATGCTTGCCTTTGACGAGATCTGCGATGGAGG AATCATTCTGGACGCGGATCCATCGTCGGTGGTAAAGCGAGTTGACCTCCGCAACGATGACATTCCGATCGGCGAACAGACCGTGGCACAG GTCCTTCAATCGGCCAGAGAACAGTTGAAATGGTCCCTGCTTAAGTAA
- the LOC6034604 gene encoding guanine nucleotide-binding protein G(f) subunit alpha, with the protein MTIRSHSARRTLAVRIEMRLKDCFRRPSDEILRRKQLEKRLTQNSIKFNNAVKILLLGAGESGKTTIIKQMKILHVQNGFSFDERLDKIHDIVENIHESIWTLVEHVAHMNLKYDSKKNESYAKELRKLGYRAPWYMTMEYVKMVRALWSDSAVKTCFKRSNEFQLIDSAKYFLDRIEKISMPGYIPSNSDILNCRKTTTEIQEISFNIQMPRALGGGGCQEFRMIDVGGQRSYRSKWMQVFEGIDAVLFMISCGSFDQTLREDCSQNRLAEALELFRGVWQNRFLAETGLIVFLNKQDILEQKILAGKSIGKYFPEYKDYVAEDAVDDAGMCNEFARTRCFIKSKLVDITNEPLRRTSHMTPRKRSCYYHFTIATDTNNVRIVFSDVHNIILARNLEEIDLH; encoded by the exons ATGACGATTCGGTCTCATTCGGCCCGTCGGACGTTGGCCGTGCGGATCGAGATGCGGCTGAAGGACTGCTTTCGGAGACCGTCGGATGAAATTTTGCGCAGAAAGCAGCTCGAGAAACGGCTCACGCAAAACAGCATCAAGTTTAACAATGCCGTTAAGATACTGCTGCTTGGGGCTGGAGAATCGGGCAAAACGACCATCATCAAGCAGATGAAGATTCTGCACGTGCAGAATGGGTTCAGTTTCGA TGAACGTTTGGACAAGATTCACGACATCGTGGAAAATATTCACGAATCGATATGGACGCTGGTTGAACACGTGGCACACATGAATCTGAAGTATGACTCAAAGAAAAATGAGTCGTACGCGAAAGAGCTACGCAAGCTAGGTTATCGAGCCCCGTGGTACATGACCATGGAATACGTGAAGATGGTACGAGCTCTGTGGTCGGACAGTGCAGTCAAAACCTGTTTCAAGCGATCCAACGAATTCCAGCTAATTGATAGTGCAAAATA CTTTCTAGACAGAATCGAGAAGATTTCAATGCCAGGATACATTCCATCCAATTCGGACATTCTGAACTGCCGGAAAACCACAACCGAAATTCAGGAAATCAgcttcaacattcaaatgccaCGAGCTCTCGGCGGTGGAGGCTGTCAGGAGTTCCGAATGATCGACGTTGGAGGGCAGCGCAGCTACCGGAGCAAGTGGATGCAAGTGTTCGAAGGCATCGATGCCGTTCTGTTTATGATCTCCTGCGGAAGTTTCGATCAGACGTTGCGCGAGGATTGCTCGCAGAATCGTCTCGCGGAAGCGTTGGAGCTGTTCCGCGGGGTTTGGCAGAACCGATTTCTCGCCGAAACGGGACTGATTGTGTTTCTCAACAAGCAGGACATTTTGGAGCAGAAAATTCTCGCAGGAAAATCGATCGGAAAGTATTTTCCCGAGTATAAAGACTACGTGGCGGAAGACGCCGTGGATGATGCGGGAATGTGCAACGAATTTGCTCGAACGAGATGTTTCATTAAATCGAAATTAGTG GATATCACCAACGAACCTCTCCGAAGGACATCCCACATGACACCGAGGAAACGGTCATGTTACTATCATTTTACAATCGCCACGGACACCAACAACGTCAGGATTGTGTTCAGTGATgttcataacattattttagCAAGAAATTTAGAAGAAATCGATCTGCACtaa